A DNA window from candidate division KSB1 bacterium contains the following coding sequences:
- the alaS gene encoding alanine--tRNA ligase: MKSKVVRQSFLDFFKQRGHTIVPSASVVPLNDPTLLFTNAGMNQFKNIFLGTEQREYKRAVDTQKCIRVSGKHNDLEDVGFDTYHHTFFEMLGNWSFGDYYKAEAIAWAWELLTREWGLPKDRLYATVYKTDDEAADCWRKIAGLPGERIQRFGEKDNFWEMGETGPCGPCSEIHIDLTPDKSGVNLVNAGDPRVMEIWNLVFIQYNRAPGGALVELPAKHVDTGMGFERVLAVLNNVRSNYDTDLFTPILEAISAITGKGYDFENGVPHRVLADHIRCLTFAIADGVLPSNEGRGYVLRRLLRRAARFGRKLGMHEPFVYKLVQPVVDIMGDTFSELHDKHEYISRVIKAEEESFNHTLDRGLEIFNGIVTKLEKAKKNKIPGEEAFRLYDTYGFPLDLTQLMARERDLLVDEEGFNAAMAVQKSKSREAGKWDYHTALRPEEWRELTSGAASRFVGYTDLEIQAEIRRLQREGEGVVFTLSDTPFYAESGGQVGDQGRVEGEGFVIEVVDVQKVGSHIAHIGRVLYGEIENPRVVAKVDARLRLDTARNHTATHLLHRALRDTVGKHVTQAGSLVAPARLRFDVTHFERISPAQLEDIEGIVNEQIRADLEITTSQMPYEEARRLGAMAIFEEKYGDIVRVVRIGDFSLELCGGTHLRHTGEAGLFALLSEGSAAAGIRRLEAATGRGSEVLMRKERRIAEELRALLNTGEDDVIERVRQLLEERKALERELRQLRLKWSQQEINDLASRATPWNGFRVVTARVEAGSTDDLKQMGDTLRAKLGSGVGVLAAVLDDKLAFACVVTDDLIQQKKLKAGDIVKRVAAIAGGSGGGRPHLALAGGKEVERLQEALNQVPQILQEMTNR, encoded by the coding sequence ATGAAGTCCAAAGTCGTACGGCAATCCTTCCTCGATTTTTTCAAGCAGCGGGGGCATACCATCGTGCCCTCCGCATCGGTGGTGCCGCTCAATGATCCGACGCTGCTGTTCACCAACGCCGGGATGAACCAGTTCAAGAACATCTTCCTGGGCACGGAACAGCGGGAGTACAAGCGGGCGGTCGACACACAAAAGTGCATTCGGGTCAGCGGCAAGCACAATGATCTCGAAGATGTCGGCTTCGACACCTATCATCACACCTTCTTCGAGATGCTCGGCAACTGGTCCTTCGGCGATTACTACAAGGCGGAGGCCATTGCCTGGGCGTGGGAGCTGCTGACCAGGGAATGGGGTCTGCCGAAGGATCGCCTGTACGCGACGGTTTACAAAACGGACGACGAAGCGGCGGACTGCTGGCGCAAAATCGCCGGCCTGCCTGGCGAGCGCATCCAGCGCTTCGGGGAAAAGGACAACTTCTGGGAAATGGGCGAAACCGGCCCTTGCGGTCCGTGCTCGGAGATTCACATCGATCTCACGCCGGACAAATCCGGCGTCAACCTGGTGAATGCCGGCGACCCGCGCGTGATGGAAATCTGGAATCTCGTGTTCATTCAATACAACCGTGCGCCCGGCGGCGCGCTGGTCGAGCTGCCCGCCAAGCACGTGGACACCGGCATGGGCTTCGAACGCGTGCTGGCCGTGCTCAACAACGTGCGATCCAACTACGACACCGATCTCTTTACCCCGATTTTGGAGGCCATCAGCGCGATCACCGGCAAGGGCTATGACTTCGAGAACGGGGTGCCGCATCGCGTGCTCGCCGATCACATCCGCTGTCTGACCTTTGCCATCGCCGACGGCGTTCTGCCGTCGAACGAGGGCCGCGGCTACGTCCTGCGCCGGCTGCTCCGCCGCGCCGCACGCTTCGGCCGCAAGCTCGGCATGCACGAGCCGTTCGTTTACAAACTGGTGCAGCCGGTGGTGGACATCATGGGTGACACCTTTTCAGAGCTGCACGACAAGCACGAATACATCAGCCGGGTGATCAAAGCCGAGGAGGAAAGCTTCAATCACACGCTGGATCGCGGGTTGGAGATTTTCAACGGCATCGTCACCAAATTGGAGAAAGCAAAGAAGAACAAAATCCCCGGCGAGGAGGCGTTTCGCCTGTACGACACTTACGGCTTCCCGCTCGATCTCACCCAGCTCATGGCGCGGGAACGCGACCTGCTGGTGGATGAAGAGGGCTTCAACGCCGCCATGGCGGTGCAGAAGAGCAAGTCGCGTGAAGCCGGCAAGTGGGATTATCACACCGCCTTGAGACCGGAGGAGTGGCGCGAACTGACCAGCGGTGCCGCTTCGCGCTTTGTCGGTTACACCGACCTTGAGATTCAAGCCGAGATTCGGCGGCTGCAGCGGGAGGGCGAGGGCGTGGTGTTCACGCTTTCCGATACACCGTTTTATGCGGAATCCGGCGGGCAGGTCGGCGATCAGGGCCGGGTGGAAGGCGAGGGCTTCGTGATCGAGGTCGTCGATGTGCAGAAGGTTGGCTCCCACATTGCGCACATCGGCAGGGTGCTGTACGGTGAGATCGAAAATCCCCGGGTGGTGGCGAAGGTCGATGCCCGGCTGCGGCTGGACACGGCGCGCAACCATACGGCCACCCACCTGCTGCATCGCGCCCTGCGCGACACGGTCGGCAAACATGTCACCCAGGCCGGTTCGCTGGTTGCGCCCGCGCGTCTGCGTTTCGATGTCACGCATTTTGAGCGCATCTCGCCGGCACAACTCGAGGACATCGAGGGCATCGTCAACGAGCAAATTCGCGCCGATTTGGAGATCACCACCAGCCAGATGCCCTACGAGGAGGCACGCCGGCTCGGCGCGATGGCGATTTTCGAGGAAAAGTACGGCGACATCGTGCGTGTCGTCCGCATCGGTGATTTTTCCCTGGAGCTGTGCGGCGGCACGCATTTGCGCCACACCGGCGAGGCGGGGCTGTTTGCGCTGCTGAGCGAAGGCTCGGCGGCCGCCGGCATTCGCCGGCTGGAGGCGGCCACCGGCCGCGGGTCGGAGGTGCTGATGCGCAAGGAAAGGCGGATCGCCGAAGAGTTGCGCGCCCTGCTCAACACCGGGGAGGATGACGTCATCGAGCGCGTGCGGCAGCTTCTGGAGGAGCGCAAGGCTCTGGAACGCGAGCTGCGCCAGTTGCGTTTGAAGTGGTCGCAGCAGGAAATCAATGATCTCGCCAGCCGCGCCACCCCCTGGAACGGATTTCGCGTGGTCACTGCCAGAGTGGAGGCGGGCAGCACCGATGATCTCAAGCAGATGGGCGATACGCTGCGCGCGAAGCTCGGCAGCGGCGTGGGTGTGCTGGCGGCGGTGCTGGATGACAAGCTCGCCTTTGCCTGCGTTGTCACCGACGACTTGATTCAACAAAAAAAGCTGAAGGCCGGTGATATTGTCAAACGTGTCGCTGCCATCGCCGGCGGCTCGGGGGGCGGCCGGCCGCATCTGGCGCTTGCCGGCGGCAAAGAGGTGGAGCGTCTGCAGGAAGCCCTGAATCAAGTACCCCAAATCTTGCAGGAGATGACCAATCGCTAG
- a CDS encoding recombination regulator RecX encodes MGEVRRALYSFLPSAKMIAPSGRQADLFEDGEDKLKAALTKAYRLLAQRSRTEKELHDALQKAGFAAEIVAAVLTECRRRHYLDDTGFARSFIQSRLRNRPMGRERLAAELRQKGIAAEIIATALDEVFTDSATLSLASQLAEKQRKKLAALPPRKARQKLADFLQRRGFDWETIRATPLWRELGDSELEE; translated from the coding sequence ATGGGTGAAGTGCGCCGGGCACTTTACTCCTTTCTCCCAAGTGCCAAGATGATTGCCCCCAGTGGCCGGCAGGCCGATTTGTTCGAAGACGGCGAAGACAAGCTGAAAGCGGCTTTGACCAAAGCCTACCGCCTGCTGGCGCAACGCAGCCGCACTGAAAAGGAACTGCACGATGCGCTCCAAAAAGCAGGTTTCGCCGCAGAGATCGTGGCGGCTGTGCTGACCGAATGCCGGCGCCGGCATTATCTTGACGATACCGGCTTCGCACGTTCGTTCATTCAAAGCCGGCTGCGCAATCGCCCAATGGGCCGGGAACGGCTGGCTGCCGAGCTGCGGCAAAAAGGCATTGCGGCCGAGATCATTGCCACCGCACTCGACGAAGTTTTCACGGACAGCGCAACCCTGTCGCTGGCAAGCCAGCTTGCTGAAAAACAGCGCAAAAAACTTGCCGCCCTGCCGCCGCGCAAAGCGCGGCAAAAGCTCGCGGATTTTCTGCAACGCCGGGGTTTTGATTGGGAGACGATTCGGGCGACACCGCTGTGGCGGGAGCTGGGAGACAGCGAGCTGGAGGAATGA
- a CDS encoding BatA domain-containing protein, with protein MFGFLNSALLWAMAAVALPLLIHLLTRRKLNVVAISTLAFLKRLERENIRQLRLKQLLLLLLRMLIVALLVLAFARPTLRQNSVALAQRARTTAVLIIDNSLSMTAAPEGVSFLAMARRQVQEMADLFATGDEIYLITAAKPAALLPGGPFVEAERLREVVQTVPQTWAETDLAGALALGRSLLEKTRNVNREIYLFSDGRAANLPELPALPGVRGYFVRYNRPPATNLMLSGAVLRNQIFERGKSFEVTATVANHGTNDVQSQLLHLYLNDKRVAQQSVAVPAGTQRAVTFRAISDTTGFIRSRLALEDDDLPFDNTQYFTFYIPPHRRLLAVSERPDDLIFLRAALQAPSASTAAATPSWKEITTRELAAERLQDYDGIVLANVSRFAEGVAERLISFLNSGGGVILFPGRDVDLRHYNETLLSRLAIGAFGETMGSLAQPENFMQLGRIDFSHPLFDGVFENMDDKPRVDSPRFRFAVQMRLLPGTNSIIDYSNQQPFLIERRVGSGRLLLFTSALQEDWSDFAFKGIFVPLLHRSVAYVAQSHDHLQAAATVGSELGSVLRQPAEELVVELPTGELLKAPVQVTGQNYHVRVTETAAPGFYQLRDRDRVVHTWAVNFNASELSTPPLAETALAAAAGVSAFAPLSGEGRVREQIQAARYGSELWQIFLLAALLAMIVEMLLYRSRAEAGTASRSAAVGLPWEKAEVD; from the coding sequence ATGTTTGGATTCCTCAACTCGGCGCTGTTGTGGGCCATGGCCGCAGTCGCCCTGCCCCTTCTCATTCACCTGCTCACCAGGCGCAAACTCAACGTCGTTGCGATCAGCACCCTTGCCTTCCTCAAGCGCCTGGAACGCGAGAATATCCGCCAGCTCAGATTGAAGCAATTGTTGCTTTTGTTGCTGCGCATGTTGATCGTGGCGCTGCTGGTGCTGGCTTTTGCACGGCCGACTTTGCGGCAAAACAGCGTGGCCCTGGCGCAACGCGCCCGCACCACTGCCGTGCTCATCATCGACAATTCGCTGAGCATGACCGCCGCACCCGAAGGCGTCTCGTTTCTGGCGATGGCGCGGCGCCAGGTGCAGGAGATGGCGGATCTTTTTGCCACCGGGGATGAAATTTACCTGATTACCGCGGCGAAGCCGGCCGCACTCCTGCCGGGTGGGCCGTTTGTGGAGGCCGAACGCCTGCGGGAAGTCGTGCAAACCGTGCCGCAAACCTGGGCGGAGACCGATCTTGCCGGTGCCCTGGCGCTCGGCCGCAGCCTGCTGGAAAAAACGCGCAACGTCAACCGCGAAATTTATCTCTTCAGCGACGGCCGTGCTGCGAATCTGCCGGAACTGCCCGCGCTGCCGGGCGTGCGCGGTTACTTTGTGCGTTACAACCGGCCGCCGGCCACCAACCTGATGCTCAGCGGTGCCGTGCTGCGCAATCAGATTTTCGAGCGCGGCAAAAGTTTCGAGGTCACCGCCACGGTGGCGAACCACGGCACCAATGATGTGCAAAGCCAACTGTTGCATCTCTACCTCAACGACAAACGCGTGGCCCAGCAAAGCGTGGCGGTGCCTGCCGGCACGCAGCGCGCGGTGACGTTTCGTGCCATATCCGACACCACCGGCTTCATTCGCAGCCGGCTGGCGCTGGAAGATGACGATTTGCCCTTCGATAACACGCAGTACTTCACCTTCTATATTCCGCCACACCGGCGGCTGCTGGCGGTGAGCGAACGGCCCGACGATCTCATCTTTCTGCGCGCCGCCCTGCAAGCGCCGTCCGCCAGCACAGCGGCGGCCACCCCAAGCTGGAAAGAGATCACCACCAGGGAGCTGGCTGCCGAGCGCTTGCAGGACTATGACGGCATCGTGCTGGCCAATGTCAGCCGCTTTGCCGAAGGCGTGGCCGAGCGTCTGATCAGCTTCCTCAACAGCGGCGGCGGAGTGATCCTGTTCCCGGGCCGGGATGTCGATTTGCGTCACTACAATGAAACGCTGTTGTCCCGGCTGGCAATCGGCGCATTCGGCGAAACCATGGGCAGTCTCGCCCAGCCGGAAAACTTCATGCAACTCGGCCGCATCGATTTCTCCCACCCGCTCTTCGACGGTGTGTTCGAGAACATGGACGACAAACCGCGCGTGGATTCCCCCCGGTTTCGCTTTGCCGTGCAGATGCGTTTGCTGCCCGGTACGAACTCGATCATCGACTATTCGAACCAACAACCGTTTCTGATCGAGCGGCGGGTGGGCAGCGGCCGCTTGCTGTTGTTCACTTCCGCGTTGCAGGAAGACTGGTCGGATTTTGCCTTCAAAGGCATCTTTGTGCCGTTGCTCCATCGCAGCGTGGCATATGTTGCGCAAAGCCACGACCATCTGCAGGCGGCTGCCACGGTTGGCAGCGAACTGGGCAGCGTGCTGCGCCAGCCTGCGGAGGAGTTGGTGGTGGAGCTGCCCACCGGCGAGTTGCTGAAAGCGCCGGTGCAGGTGACGGGGCAGAATTATCACGTGCGGGTGACGGAAACGGCTGCGCCCGGTTTTTATCAATTGCGCGACCGTGACCGGGTGGTGCACACCTGGGCGGTCAACTTCAATGCCTCGGAATTGAGCACACCCCCTCTTGCCGAAACCGCACTGGCGGCCGCCGCCGGCGTGTCTGCATTCGCACCTTTGTCGGGCGAGGGGCGGGTGCGTGAACAAATCCAGGCCGCGCGTTATGGCTCCGAGTTGTGGCAAATTTTTCTGCTGGCGGCGCTGCTCGCGATGATTGTCGAAATGCTCCTTTATCGCAGTCGCGCGGAGGCCGGCACGGCCAGCCGATCTGCCGCCGTGGGTTTGCCGTGGGAAAAAGCGGAGGTGGACTGA
- a CDS encoding competence/damage-inducible protein A produces the protein MIAEVITIGDELLIGQVVNTNASWLGEQLSQIGIPLRYVTMVGDRHDDILSSLTHAWKRAGVVLLTGGLGPTHDDVTKKAVAEFLGARRMVTDENVLQHVKDLFARRGVAMPAVNVEQARVPEGASVLWNDLGTAPGLLFEKEGRRGVVLPGVPAEMKHIFAGPLLPHLREWAGGVIIRHRTIRTHGIGESSLAELLAPISELEQFGKLAFLAGLSGVNVRISATGRTTAEVEHAIRQAEARILAKAGKYVYGFDGETLEEVIGRKLREQKATLAVAESCTGGLIAHRLTNIPGSSEYFERGLVTYSNASKTALLGVPEEVIARHGAVSEECVRAMAEGVRQRSGTHYGLATTGIAGPSGGSPGKPVGLVWAAVASPVKVTARHVIYTSDRLFNKERFSTLALSLLYRVLQETDT, from the coding sequence ATGATCGCTGAAGTCATCACGATCGGTGATGAACTGCTGATCGGGCAAGTCGTGAATACCAATGCCTCCTGGCTGGGCGAACAACTCAGCCAAATCGGCATCCCGCTGCGCTACGTCACCATGGTCGGCGACCGCCACGATGACATTCTCAGCAGTCTCACCCATGCCTGGAAACGTGCCGGGGTCGTTTTGCTGACCGGCGGGCTGGGGCCCACCCACGATGACGTCACCAAAAAGGCGGTGGCGGAATTCCTCGGCGCACGCCGGATGGTGACCGACGAAAACGTACTGCAGCATGTCAAAGACCTGTTTGCCAGGCGCGGGGTGGCCATGCCGGCGGTGAATGTCGAACAAGCCCGGGTGCCGGAAGGCGCCAGCGTGCTGTGGAACGACCTCGGCACCGCGCCGGGTTTGCTTTTCGAAAAAGAGGGCAGACGGGGCGTGGTGTTGCCCGGGGTGCCGGCGGAGATGAAGCACATTTTTGCCGGCCCGCTGTTGCCGCATCTGCGGGAATGGGCCGGTGGAGTGATCATCCGCCATCGCACGATTCGCACCCACGGCATCGGCGAATCCTCGCTCGCCGAACTACTCGCACCGATCAGTGAGCTGGAGCAATTCGGCAAGCTTGCCTTTCTGGCGGGCCTTTCCGGCGTCAACGTGCGCATCTCCGCCACCGGCCGCACCACTGCGGAAGTCGAACATGCCATTCGCCAGGCGGAAGCACGCATCCTCGCCAAAGCAGGAAAATATGTCTATGGTTTCGACGGCGAAACTCTCGAAGAAGTGATCGGCAGAAAGCTGCGCGAGCAAAAGGCCACTCTGGCCGTCGCGGAATCCTGCACCGGCGGATTGATCGCACACCGTCTCACCAACATCCCGGGCAGCTCGGAATATTTCGAGCGCGGGCTGGTGACCTACAGCAATGCCTCCAAAACCGCCCTGCTGGGCGTGCCGGAGGAAGTGATTGCCCGGCACGGCGCCGTGAGCGAAGAATGCGTGCGCGCCATGGCCGAGGGGGTGCGCCAGCGCAGCGGCACCCACTACGGCCTTGCCACCACCGGGATTGCCGGCCCTTCGGGTGGCAGCCCCGGGAAGCCCGTTGGCCTGGTGTGGGCGGCGGTTGCCTCGCCCGTAAAAGTGACGGCCAGGCACGTGATCTACACCAGCGACCGTCTGTTCAACAAGGAACGCTTCAGCACTCTGGCCCTCAGCCTGCTCTATCGTGTGCTGCAGGAGACGGACACATGA
- a CDS encoding phosphatidylglycerophosphatase A — MPAFFHTLAHLIATVGGLGRVRIAPGTAGSLVAALAFLCFPTYLPPLWFTAAVLALMLIGVWAAQRVASARQHSDPSEVIIDEVIGMAVTLAFVPLDPLTIATGFALFRVFDIAKPFPVRQVEKLHGGWGIILDDMAAGVYANGSLRVLAALIPGVLST, encoded by the coding sequence GTGCCTGCCTTTTTCCACACTCTGGCCCATCTGATCGCAACGGTGGGAGGACTGGGCCGTGTTCGCATCGCACCGGGCACTGCCGGCAGCCTTGTCGCCGCCCTTGCATTTCTCTGCTTTCCGACTTATCTTCCACCGCTCTGGTTCACCGCCGCCGTTCTCGCCCTGATGCTGATCGGGGTTTGGGCCGCGCAGCGTGTCGCCAGCGCCCGCCAGCACAGCGATCCCTCCGAAGTCATCATCGATGAAGTGATCGGTATGGCGGTGACCCTGGCCTTCGTTCCACTCGACCCGCTCACCATTGCGACCGGTTTCGCACTCTTTCGTGTGTTTGACATTGCCAAGCCGTTTCCGGTGCGGCAGGTGGAAAAGCTCCACGGCGGCTGGGGCATCATCCTGGACGATATGGCGGCCGGGGTGTACGCGAATGGGAGCCTGCGCGTGCTGGCTGCCCTCATCCCCGGCGTGCTTTCGACCTGA
- a CDS encoding geranylgeranylglyceryl/heptaprenylglyceryl phosphate synthase, giving the protein MFDHLQAVRAQSGAGHFVLIDPDKWEFSQLADLAAAASDGGADAILIGSSILLNPHFDDFVLTIRAATALPCLLFPGSTIQLSRHADAVLFLSLISGRNANYLIGEQVKAAPLIRHFGIETIATGYMLIDSGRMTSAEYMSNTRPMPRDKFDIAKATALAAQYLGMQWVYLEAGSGAEHAISPEMIAAVAGYVDVPVIAGGGIRTPEQAAKCVAAGAAFVVTGNVFEQPGGSALIREFADAIHAGPPPAP; this is encoded by the coding sequence GTGTTCGACCACCTGCAGGCCGTGCGCGCACAAAGCGGCGCGGGCCACTTTGTCCTCATCGATCCCGACAAGTGGGAATTCTCCCAGCTCGCGGACCTGGCGGCCGCCGCCAGTGACGGCGGAGCCGATGCCATTCTCATCGGCAGCAGCATCCTGTTGAATCCGCATTTCGATGACTTCGTGCTCACGATTCGCGCCGCCACCGCGCTGCCCTGCCTGCTTTTTCCCGGCAGCACGATTCAACTTTCCCGCCATGCCGACGCGGTGCTGTTCCTGTCTCTGATCAGCGGCCGCAACGCCAACTACCTGATTGGCGAGCAAGTCAAGGCGGCGCCGCTCATCCGGCATTTCGGCATCGAGACCATCGCCACCGGCTACATGCTGATCGACTCCGGCCGCATGACCTCCGCAGAGTACATGAGCAACACCCGGCCGATGCCGCGCGACAAGTTCGACATCGCCAAAGCCACGGCGCTCGCCGCACAATATCTCGGCATGCAATGGGTGTACCTGGAAGCCGGCAGCGGTGCCGAACACGCCATCTCGCCGGAGATGATTGCCGCGGTGGCCGGCTATGTCGATGTGCCGGTGATTGCCGGCGGCGGCATTCGCACGCCCGAACAGGCGGCCAAGTGTGTGGCGGCCGGCGCGGCTTTCGTGGTCACGGGTAACGTGTTCGAACAACCCGGCGGCAGCGCGTTGATTCGGGAGTTCGCCGATGCGATTCACGCCGGCCCGCCGCCGGCGCCATAA
- the pgsA gene encoding CDP-diacylglycerol--glycerol-3-phosphate 3-phosphatidyltransferase codes for MTVSNVLTILRMVLAPVVVALLFPAGLAYRFASLGVFLIAVLTDWYDGYLARKSGNLSAWGAFWDPLADKILTLSTFFAFALYEYVAMWMVVAIAARDILITLLRTYAQHKNKPVVTSMSAKWKTASQMAAIYLIMLYLIAESYFIGANPPKWLQWIATFHIIPVMMHLVTLITVVTGLQYLYDNRHHLRSLGHFFFRIFAARNLAK; via the coding sequence ATGACCGTTTCCAACGTGCTCACGATTCTGCGCATGGTGCTGGCACCGGTGGTCGTCGCACTGCTCTTTCCGGCGGGGCTGGCGTATCGCTTCGCCTCGCTGGGAGTGTTTCTGATTGCGGTGTTGACCGACTGGTATGATGGTTACCTCGCCCGCAAATCCGGCAACCTGTCGGCATGGGGGGCGTTTTGGGATCCGCTGGCCGACAAGATCCTCACGTTGTCGACCTTTTTCGCATTCGCGCTTTATGAGTATGTCGCGATGTGGATGGTGGTCGCGATTGCGGCGCGTGACATTCTCATTACCCTGCTGCGCACTTATGCGCAACACAAGAACAAACCCGTGGTCACCAGCATGTCGGCGAAATGGAAAACCGCCAGCCAGATGGCTGCCATCTACCTCATCATGCTTTACCTGATTGCCGAGTCCTATTTCATCGGAGCCAATCCGCCGAAATGGCTGCAGTGGATCGCGACTTTCCACATCATTCCGGTGATGATGCATCTCGTCACCCTGATCACCGTGGTCACCGGTTTGCAATATCTCTACGATAATCGCCATCATCTGCGCAGCCTGGGTCATTTCTTCTTTCGCATTTTTGCCGCCCGCAACCTGGCCAAGTAA
- the recA gene encoding recombinase RecA gives MDKSEKLKALDLAIQQIDRQFGKGSVMKLGDERAKVQIDVIPTGSISLDAALGIGGVPRGRIVEIFGPESSGKTTLALHIIAEAQKLGGVAAFIDAEHALDANYAKNLGVDVDNLIVSQPDTGEQALEITETLVRSGALDVVVIDSVAALVPKAEIEGEMGEAQMGLQARLMSQAMRKLAGAISRTNVCVVFINQIREKIGVLFGNPETTTGGRALKFYASVRLDVRRVASIKEGENTTGNRTKVKVVKNKVAPPFKEAEFDLMYGTGISSEGDLADLAITLKLIEKSGTWFTVGEDRIQGRENLKKYLIDNPEVRKNLEFKVRKAVGLIKEEAPPAGVAEAGKSARPAAAVPAVAAPAKK, from the coding sequence GTGGATAAAAGCGAAAAACTCAAAGCGCTGGATCTCGCCATCCAGCAGATTGACCGGCAGTTTGGCAAAGGCTCGGTCATGAAACTGGGTGATGAACGCGCAAAAGTTCAAATCGACGTCATCCCCACGGGCTCGATTTCCCTGGATGCCGCGCTGGGCATCGGGGGCGTGCCGCGCGGCCGCATCGTGGAGATCTTCGGACCGGAATCCAGCGGCAAGACCACCCTGGCGCTGCACATCATCGCGGAGGCCCAGAAGCTGGGCGGCGTGGCGGCGTTCATCGACGCCGAGCATGCCCTCGATGCCAACTATGCCAAAAATCTGGGCGTCGACGTGGACAATCTGATCGTGTCGCAGCCCGACACCGGGGAGCAGGCGCTGGAGATCACGGAAACCCTGGTGCGCAGCGGCGCGCTCGATGTGGTGGTGATTGACTCGGTGGCGGCGCTGGTCCCCAAGGCTGAAATCGAAGGTGAAATGGGCGAGGCGCAAATGGGCTTGCAGGCGCGTTTGATGAGCCAGGCAATGCGCAAGCTCGCCGGCGCCATCAGCCGCACCAACGTCTGCGTGGTTTTCATCAATCAGATCCGCGAAAAGATCGGCGTCCTGTTCGGCAATCCCGAAACCACCACCGGCGGCCGTGCGCTCAAGTTCTACGCTTCGGTGCGCCTGGATGTGCGGCGCGTTGCCTCGATCAAGGAAGGCGAGAACACCACCGGCAATCGCACCAAGGTCAAGGTCGTGAAGAACAAAGTGGCGCCGCCCTTCAAAGAGGCGGAATTCGATTTGATGTACGGCACCGGCATCTCCTCCGAGGGGGATCTTGCCGATCTGGCGATCACTTTGAAACTCATCGAGAAAAGCGGCACCTGGTTCACCGTCGGCGAAGACCGCATTCAGGGCCGTGAGAATTTGAAAAAGTATTTGATCGACAACCCCGAGGTGCGCAAGAATCTGGAGTTCAAGGTGCGCAAAGCGGTGGGGTTGATCAAGGAGGAGGCACCACCGGCAGGAGTTGCGGAGGCCGGCAAATCTGCCAGGCCGGCGGCGGCCGTGCCGGCAGTCGCGGCGCCGGCGAAGAAATAA
- the thpR gene encoding RNA 2',3'-cyclic phosphodiesterase, which translates to MSDLLRLFVACELPETITAGLAAYMAPLRALASGVRWVKAEKVHLTLKFLGETPAARVAAIKAALVEVCRQFAPFVCEIAGAGVFPNPQRPQVLWVGLNDPQGRLARLATEVDRALHGLGFAREKRPFAPHVTLGRVRDGRAAAVVQEMKRHPFPPHQLACREIVLMQSVLQRDGAVYTALQRFALGQGSHAGPA; encoded by the coding sequence ATGAGTGACCTGCTGCGCCTGTTCGTTGCCTGCGAGCTGCCGGAGACGATCACGGCCGGGTTGGCGGCCTACATGGCACCGCTGCGTGCGTTGGCAAGCGGGGTGCGCTGGGTAAAAGCGGAAAAGGTTCATCTCACGCTCAAGTTTCTTGGTGAAACGCCGGCTGCCAGAGTTGCAGCGATCAAGGCCGCGCTCGTGGAGGTGTGCCGGCAGTTCGCGCCATTTGTTTGTGAAATTGCCGGCGCTGGTGTTTTTCCCAACCCGCAGCGGCCGCAGGTGTTGTGGGTCGGGCTCAATGATCCCCAGGGCCGGCTCGCCAGACTGGCGACGGAGGTGGATCGTGCGCTGCATGGGCTGGGCTTTGCACGCGAGAAACGGCCGTTTGCACCGCATGTGACGCTTGGCCGCGTGCGTGACGGCCGGGCCGCAGCGGTGGTGCAGGAAATGAAGAGGCACCCGTTTCCTCCGCACCAACTGGCGTGCCGGGAAATCGTGCTCATGCAAAGCGTGCTGCAGCGCGATGGCGCGGTGTACACGGCGCTGCAGCGGTTTGCGCTCGGCCAGGGTTCGCATGCCGGGCCGGCGTAA